The nucleotide window TCTTTCAAAGCTTACGATGCTCGCTCTGGCAATGATTGATTCATTTGCTATTTACGGTCTCCTGATCTCAATTATGATGTTGATTTATTAATAAACTACTCTGCATAAAGGTCCACATGAAAAATTCTCTACTTCAATCTATCGGCGATACGTTACTGGTTAAAATATTTGAAAATTCTCCAGGTTCAATTTATGCAAAATTAGAATATTTAAATCCAGGTGGCAGCATCAAAGACAGATCTGCTTTGTACATGATAGAGTGGGCAGAAAAGCAAGGACTTTTAAAACCAGGCACAACCATTATTGATGCCTCATCAGGCAATCATGGAATTGCTTTGGCGCTCATTGGAGCTATCAAAGGATATCCTGTTATCATTTGCTCAACAGACAAGCACAGCAAAGAAAAAATGGATACTATCAGAGCGTATGGCGCAACAGTCCTCACGTTTCCTTCTGGACCATCTCTTGAAGATCCAAATAGTTACCACTCCCAAGCAGTGAAACTTCAAAAAGAAACACCGAATTCTCATATGCCAAATCAATATTGCAACCCTTTAAACGCAACAGCACATTACTATGGCGTTGGTCCTGAAATTTGGAAACAAACAGAAGGAAAAATTACACATTTAATTGCAGCTGCGGGAACTGGCGGAACAGTGAGTGGCGCTGGAAAATATTTAAAAGAAATGAATCCAAATATTCAAGTGATTGGTGTTGATGCGGCAAATTCATACCGATCAACGAAGGGTAATCCAAAACCTTACAAACTTGAAGGCATGGGCGTTGACTCTGAATCTTTAGTTCTTGATAATTCAGTTATTGATGAATTTATCGAAGTAACAGATGAACAGGGCATGGATATGATGAAAAAATTAGCTCATGAGCATGGATTTTTAGTTGGGCCAAGCAGTGGCGCTGTTGCTTATGCAGCTTACACCTACGCTCCAAGACTGAAGCCAACTGATGTTGCTGTCATTATTTTTGGTGATTCAGGCCGCGCTTATTTATCTAAAGGCTTTTACGCTAAATAATAAGTTTGTGTTATTACTTCTTAAGAAATTCAAAAATACGTTCAAAATCTAAAAAAGGAGTTTGGTATGAAGTGTTTGTTTTTTATAATAAGCCTATGTTTTCTGAGTACAAATACACAAGCAATGAAAAACAACAATGAAAACTCAAGACTTTTAGGCGATGAGACGACCTTTTTTGAAGATATAAATTCAAGAATTTTAGATAGAGAAAAAGTTAAACTTAAAGAGTATCTCTGTCAGCAACATTTTGGCTCTAATTATCTAACTGCAGAATTAATAAAATCTCGATCAAAAGCTTCTCAAGATAAAGATACCGTTGTTATTACACAAACAGAACAAGCAAATGACAACCATTGCATGGTTAACGTAAATATAACTTTTGCTAATGCCTATGCCGAGCAAAATCAAAACATATGCATAGTAAAACAGATTGCTTATCCAGATTTTATTGAACTTATGAATAAGATTAAAAAATCATCAGACTCATGCTGCTGTTGCTGCTCAATTCAATAAATTACATTAAAAAGTCTCGCACAACTTGCAGACTTTATAAGATTTTTTAAAAATGGATTATAAAGAAATTTCTTTGATACTTTGCTGCACTGTGAAGACAATGCGTTGCTTAAGACCTGTAAGCATTTCACCAAACTTCATGACGTTTAAGTTTTTATCTTTTAGCTCAGCGCGAAACTCATGCCATGACTGCTTTAAGAGAGATATAGGAGTATGAAAATCATCAAATCCTAAATGAAATGTGCCCCAATGCATTGGAATAAATGTTTTTGCTTTTAACTTAACAAAAGCCTCAACAGCTTCACGAGCATTAATGTGTGAACTTTTCATCCATGAACGAGGCTCACCAGGAGCAATGGGTAAAAGTGCTACATCGATATCTTTAAATTCTTTGCCAATTTGTTCAAAATGAGAACCCCAACTCGAGTCACCTGCAAAATAAATTTTAAAGTCTTCTGCCTGCACCATCCAACTGCCCCACAACGATCTGTTTTTATCAAATAAAGTTCGCTGAGACCAATGATTTGCGGGCAAAAAAGTAAATTTAACATTTGGATTAAGGTCATCAATAATTTCATCCCACCACATATGCTCAGAAGCATACAAAAACTGGTGTTTATCAAACCATTCTTTATCACCCATTGGTGCCAAAACTTTCATGTCTGGAAATCTACTTTTTAAATCGCACAGAGCTTGACTGTCCATATGATCAAAGTGATTGTGCGAAATAAGTACATAGTCAATTTGTGGTAAATCTTGGATCTGAACTACCGATGGAACGATGCGACGAAACACTAAAGAAAGAGATCCGAAAATAGGATCAGTTAAAATATTTTTTCCACCAACCTGGATAAGAAAAGTTGAGTGGCCCAGCCATGTGACCACTGGTTCTTGACTGCGTGATTGAAATGAAGGAGTTAATACGATTTTTTTTAAATCTTGCGTAAGTTCTTGATTAAAAAAACAAACTTTAATCGAATGAACAAGCGTTTTAAGGACAGGTATAAACCATTCATGATTCAATCCATCAGAGCAAACAAACTTTCCATAACTACGCTCTGGATACATTCGTTTCATCAAAAGGCCTTTAATTGGGGAGTGAAATAAAACCCCCCACCCAGATATAAATATCACGGATAGGGGAAATGGAGGTTACGCTTAATTTCTAAAATAATTTAAACAAATGAACTCTTTAA belongs to Candidatus Babeliales bacterium and includes:
- a CDS encoding cysteine synthase family protein; the protein is MKNSLLQSIGDTLLVKIFENSPGSIYAKLEYLNPGGSIKDRSALYMIEWAEKQGLLKPGTTIIDASSGNHGIALALIGAIKGYPVIICSTDKHSKEKMDTIRAYGATVLTFPSGPSLEDPNSYHSQAVKLQKETPNSHMPNQYCNPLNATAHYYGVGPEIWKQTEGKITHLIAAAGTGGTVSGAGKYLKEMNPNIQVIGVDAANSYRSTKGNPKPYKLEGMGVDSESLVLDNSVIDEFIEVTDEQGMDMMKKLAHEHGFLVGPSSGAVAYAAYTYAPRLKPTDVAVIIFGDSGRAYLSKGFYAK
- a CDS encoding MBL fold metallo-hydrolase, translating into MKRMYPERSYGKFVCSDGLNHEWFIPVLKTLVHSIKVCFFNQELTQDLKKIVLTPSFQSRSQEPVVTWLGHSTFLIQVGGKNILTDPIFGSLSLVFRRIVPSVVQIQDLPQIDYVLISHNHFDHMDSQALCDLKSRFPDMKVLAPMGDKEWFDKHQFLYASEHMWWDEIIDDLNPNVKFTFLPANHWSQRTLFDKNRSLWGSWMVQAEDFKIYFAGDSSWGSHFEQIGKEFKDIDVALLPIAPGEPRSWMKSSHINAREAVEAFVKLKAKTFIPMHWGTFHLGFDDFHTPISLLKQSWHEFRAELKDKNLNVMKFGEMLTGLKQRIVFTVQQSIKEISL